A window of the Gossypium hirsutum isolate 1008001.06 chromosome A05, Gossypium_hirsutum_v2.1, whole genome shotgun sequence genome harbors these coding sequences:
- the LOC107942735 gene encoding probable small nuclear ribonucleoprotein F encodes MATIPVNPKPFLNNLTGKTVIVKLKWGMEYKGFLASVDSYMNLQLGNAEEYVDGQFTGNLGEILIRCNNVLYLRGVPEDEDIEDADKD; translated from the exons ATGGCT ACGATACCAGTTAACCCAAAACCCTTCTTGAACAATTTGACTGGAAAGACTGTTATAGTGAAGCTCAAATGGGGGATGGAATACAAAG GTTTTCTTGCATCTGTTGATTCATACATGAACTTGCAG CTTGGCAATGCTGAAGAGTATGTTGATGGGCAATTCACTGGAAATTTAGGGGAGATTTTGATCAG ATGCAATAATGTTCTCTATCTTCGTGGGGTTCCGGAAGATGAAGATATAGAAGATGCTGACAAGGACTAG